In Phycodurus eques isolate BA_2022a chromosome 23, UOR_Pequ_1.1, whole genome shotgun sequence, a genomic segment contains:
- the LOC133398079 gene encoding alpha-2 adrenergic receptor-like, producing the protein MCCLSVRTDFTRSYYYCCYYYDARMDWLNGTGLDAVIQQNSSHSYSPAALASIAALVSFLILFTVVGNVLVVIAVLTSRALKAPQNLFLVSLATADVLVATLVMPFSLANELMGYWYFGKVWCGIYLALDVLFCTSSIVHLCAISLDRYWSVTQAVEYNLKRTPKRVKCIIFIVWLISALISSPPLLSMERNKERSTQPQCELNDDSWYIVSSSVASFFAPCLIMILVYVRIYQVAKNRTRSMSEKRRADGVAVKTENGHCQCPPTPSHRTATQGQHTEEADLEESSSSEGKGGGKQQDSPQGNPKRTSFSKQAKKISRVSNKSIDLFASRSKRRSSIALKKVSQAREKRFTFVLAVVMGVFVVCWFPFFFSYSLYGMCGDSCKIPDPLFKFFFWIGYCNSSLNPAIYTIFNRDFRRAFQRILCKSWKKSC; encoded by the coding sequence ATGTGTTGCCTTTCAGTGCGCACGGATTTTACCcggagttattattattgttgttattattatgacgCCAGGATGGATTGGCTCAACGGCACCGGACTGGACGCAGTCATCCAGCAGAACTCATCCCACAGCTACTCACCGGCGGCCCTCGCCAGCATCGCCGCCCTCGTGAGTTTCCTCATCTTGTTCACGGTGGTCGGCAACGTGCTGGTGGTGATCGCCGTGCTGACGAGCCGCGCGCTGAAAGCTCCCCAGAACCTTTTCCTGGTCTCCCTGGCCACGGCCGACGTCCTGGTGGCCACTCTGGTGATGCCCTTCAGTCTCGCCAATGAACTCATGGGCTACTGGTATTTTGGCAAAGTTTGGTGCGGCATTTATTTGGCGCTGGACGTCCTTTTCTGCACGTCCTCCATCGTGCATCTGTGCGCCATTAGCCTGGATCGCTACTGGTCCGTCACGCAAGCGGTCGAGTATAATTTAAAGCGGACTCCCAAGCGGGTTAAGTGCATCattttcattgtgtggctcatatCTGCCTTGATTTCCTCACCGCCGTTGTTGTCAATGGAGAGAAACAAGGAGAGAAGCACTCAGCCCCAGTGTGAGCTCAACGACGACAGTTGGTACATTGTCTCATCCAGTGTAGCGTCCTTCTTCGCCCCCTGCCTCATCATGATCCTGGTCTACGTCAGGATCTACCAAGTAGCCAAAAACAGAACCAGGAGCATGTCGGAGAAGAGGCGGGCGGACGGCGTCGCCGTTAAAACCGAGAACGGGCACTGCCAGTGTCCGCCCACCCCCAGCCACCGGACGGCCACGCAGGGGCAACACACGGAGGAAGCCGACCTGGAAGAGAGCTCCTCGTCGGAGGGGAAGGGCGGTGGGAAGCAGCAAGACTCCCCTCAGGGGAACCCAAAGAGGACCTCATTCTCCAAACAGGCCAAGAAGATCTCCAGAGTCAGCAACAAATCCATAGACCTTTTCGCCTCAAGGAGCAAACGGAGGAGCTCCATCGCTCTGAAAAAGGTCTCCCAAGCCCGAGAGAAGAGGTTCACATTCGTCCTTGCCGTGGTGATGGGGGTGTTTGTCGTGTGCTGGTTCCCGTTCTTCTTCAGCTACAGTCTTTACGGCATGTGCGGGGACTCCTGCAAGATCCCGGACCCCCTCTTTAAGTTCTTCTTCTGGATCGGGTACTGCAACAGCTCACTCAACCCGGCTATCTACACCATCTTTAACCGTGACTTCAGACGGGCCTTCCAAAGGATCCTGTGCAAGTCGTGGAAAAAGTCCTGCTAG
- the LOC133398080 gene encoding homeobox protein HMX2-like, with product MSKGNGAGRSASLNFTIDNILNLRPPGKDDSGENGCENDAFEEAWVVPRRHEAGSRETVVGDTSEPRPAAGAKKKTRTIFSKRQIFQLEATFDVKRYLSSSERAGLAGALQLTETQVKIWFQNRRNKLKRQLSADDDGPASAHVQSVYKESLRLFPMPFPVFYPNAIYFSNTAKCFGLFDADR from the exons ATGAGCAAGGGGAACGGCGCCGGTCGGAGCGCTTCTCTGAACTTCACCATCGACAACATCCTCAACTTGAGGCCGCCGGGCAAGGACGACTCCGGCGAAAATGGGTGCGAAAACGACGCCTTTGAGGAGGCGTGGGTCGTCCCGAGGCGGCATGAGGCCGGATCCCGGGAAACAG TCGTCGGCGACACGTCAGAACCGCGACCAGCAGCCGGCGCCAAGAAAAAGACACGCACCATCTTCTCCAAGAGGCAGATCTTCCAGCTGGAGGCCACGTTCGACGTGAAGCGCTACCTGAGCAGCTCGGAGCGAGCGGGCCTGGCCGGCGCGCTGCAGCTCACCGAGACCCAAGTGAAGATCTGGTTCCAGAACCGCCGCAACAAGCTCAAGAGGCAGCTGTCGGCGGACGACGACGGGCCCGCAAGCGCGCACGTGCAGAGCGTTTACAAAGAGAGCCTGCGTCTGTTTCCGATGCCCTTCCCAGTCTTTTATCCCAACGCAATCTACTTCTCCAACACGGCCAAATGTTTTGGACTTTTTGATGCGGATAGATGA